CACTGTTATAAAGTACTTATCTTTTGGTTTCTGCTGAATTGTGAATTCACCGATTACACAATTCAACAACTCCACAATTAAACGTTTTCCTCATTAGAAAAATTAACCATCCAATTAATCCCAAACCTATCGCGGAGGGAACCGAAATAATCGCCCCAAAACTGGTCTGCCATCGGCATTTCTATTTCGCCACCTTCCGAGAGTTCCTTAAAGAGACGGTCTGCTTCTTCCCTGCTATCTGGGTGGATGCTTACGTAGGTGTTATCACCAATCTTAAAAGGCCCATTGCCGAACCCCGGCATAATATCGGAGCCCATTAATAGTTCGCTGCCGATGGGAAGTGAAACGTGCATTACACGGTTTTTGTGCTCCTCTGCAAGCGGAGGCATTTCATCACATCCCGGCATATCGCCAAAGCGCATCACGCCTTGCCCAGCAAATTCGCCACCAAATACTTTTTTGTAATGATTGAATGCTGCTTCACAATTTCCGTCAAAGTTTAGATACGGATTTAATTTTGTTGCCATAATTTTTTCTTTTTAAAAGTTTATTATTGATAAATAAGTATTGAAAATTGAACATTTAGAATTTATTCCTAGTTCTTGAATCTATGCTCGTCGTTCGCCCCTCAACAATGTAAAGATAAATAGGAATTTGCTTAATAAGAAGGTGCATTTGCGTCAATGTAATGGGTTGATTGCGACACACCTTTGAATTATATTTGTGATATCATTTAAAACCCCTCCCCTTTAAATGGGAGGCTGGGAGGGGATGTATTCCTAAATCTAATAATCCATTAATACAACAATCCAAAATGAAACACATATCAATCCTAGTCCCCGAAGGCAACTCCAGCCTTAGCAATTTGGAAGCAACGCATAAAATGTTCAATATGGCGAATGATTTTCTTGTGGGAATGGGAAAGGAGCCAGCATTTAAGACCCAGCTCGTGGCCACACATAAGGACGCGCGATTAAGTAACGGAATATTCACTATTATTCCGGACGCTACCATTGCTGAAGTAAAACACACCGATTTGGTAATCATTCCAGCGATTCATGGCAATTACGAAAAGGTAGTTGAAAGCAATAAGGAATTCATCCCTTGGATAGTGAAACAGTATAAAAACGGCGCTGAGGTGGCCAGTCTGTGCATTGGTGCTTTTCTGCTTGCAAGCACGGGTTTGCTAAACGGAAAAAACTGCGCAACGCATTGGATTGCCGCAGATGAATTTAGAACGATGTTCCCAAAAGTGAATTTGGTGGATGATAAAATTATCACGGATGAGCACGGCCTTTATACCAGCGGCGGGGCCTATTCGTCCTTAAACCTAAATCTTTATTTGGTTGAAAAGTTCGCGAGTAGGGAAATGGCGGTGCTTTCTTCCAAAGTATTTGAAAT
The Aequorivita iocasae genome window above contains:
- a CDS encoding VOC family protein produces the protein MATKLNPYLNFDGNCEAAFNHYKKVFGGEFAGQGVMRFGDMPGCDEMPPLAEEHKNRVMHVSLPIGSELLMGSDIMPGFGNGPFKIGDNTYVSIHPDSREEADRLFKELSEGGEIEMPMADQFWGDYFGSLRDRFGINWMVNFSNEENV
- a CDS encoding GlxA family transcriptional regulator; amino-acid sequence: MKHISILVPEGNSSLSNLEATHKMFNMANDFLVGMGKEPAFKTQLVATHKDARLSNGIFTIIPDATIAEVKHTDLVIIPAIHGNYEKVVESNKEFIPWIVKQYKNGAEVASLCIGAFLLASTGLLNGKNCATHWIAADEFRTMFPKVNLVDDKIITDEHGLYTSGGAYSSLNLNLYLVEKFASREMAVLSSKVFEIDISRNSQSPFIIFKGQKGHDDDEILKVQEFIEKNFQEKLNVDDLCADMALSRRTFERRFKKATSNTVVEYMQRVKVEAAKKELESGRKNVNEVMYDVGYNDPKAFRDVFRKITDMTPLDYMNRYSKITETQI